The nucleotide sequence ACATCGACCGCCCGAGGCTCGGTGCCATCGTGTTCCGCGACTCCGAGGCGCTGGCCGACCTCAACCGCATCGTCCATCCGCTGGTGCGAGCCGAAGTTGCTTCCCGGGTCGGTGCGATCGTCGCCGACGATCCGGACGCCGTGATCGTCATCGAGGCGGCGCTGATGACCGAAACCGGATGGAGCGGAGGAGCCGGCCGCCTGTGGACGGTGATTTCCGATCCGGATGTCGTCATCGATCGGCTGGTTGCCATGCGGGACATGGAACCGGAAGAAATCGAACGTCGTGTCGGAGCCCAGGCCGACAACGACGCGAGGCGGCGCAGCGCGACCAGGGTGATCGAGAACAACGGCAGCCTGCTCGACCTCGAGGCCGAAGTGCAGGCGGCGTGGGCCGAGCTTCACGAAGAGCTCGGCAATGCGCGCTGACGCGCGTCCCTGGAAAACAGCGTGTCGTCCGTCGTCGGCGTCATCCACGAGCTTTGCGCGCGCCATGCACCGCGCACGGCGCTGGTCGATCTGGCATGGGACGACACCGGCGGGCAGTGGCAGCGCGGCGCATCGATCACCTATGGTGCGCTTCACGAGAATACACTGAGGCTGGCGGATGCGCTGGCGCAGCGATCGGTCGGCGCCGGCCGGCGCGTTGCGGTACTGCTCGACAACAGCGTCGAGCTCGTCGTCAGCGAGTGGGCTTGCCTGGTATCGGGCCTGGTCTGGGTAGCGCTGAACGTCCGCTCGTCGGCCGCCGAGCATGCGGCCATTTTGCGCGACTGCTCTCCGTCGGTCGTCATCGTCGCGCCGCGCTACCGCGATCGCATCGATCCCGGCGCGCTGCCCGCGGCATGCGTGGTCGTTGAAACCGGCGGCGCCGGCGACTGGCAGACGCTGCTCGCTTCGGGCCGGCCTCAGCTTCCGCCTCACGAGCCCGCCGAAGACGACCCGGTTCGCCTCCGCTACACGTCCGGCACCGCAGGGCTTCCGAAAGGCGCGGTGCTGCCGCGGCGCTGCTACGACGCGTCGGTCGAAGTGGTCGGCGACGTGATCGGCCCGCTTCGCCCCGACGACGTGTTGGCGCAGGTTGCGCCGATGACGCACGCGGCCGGCGCGATGTGGCTGCCGCACGCAGTGGCAGGCGCCACGGCGCTGCTGGCCGATCGCTTCGACGCGAACGCGCTCGCGGGCCTGGTGCGCCGCGAGCGGGTGACGTCGATGTTCCTCGTTCCGACGATGCTGGTTCGCTTCCTCGAGGCGATCGGTGCGTCACCGCCGCCGCAGACTCTTCGCAGCATCGTCTACGGAGGCGCCGCGATGCCGGTGGATCGCCTGGAGCGCGGGCTCGAGCTGCTCGGCCCCGTATTCGTGCAGATCTACGGGCTCACCGAATCGAACTGGCCGGTGACGGCGCTGCGGCGCGAAGAGCATCTGGCCGGTCCAGATCCCGCGGCGCGGCGGCGGCGCCTCGCCAGCTGCGGCCGCGCCACCGCAGTCGGCGAGGTGCGCATCGTCGGCGACGACGGCACAGGCGCGCTGCCGGGCTGCCCCGGCGAAATGCTCGTGCGCGGCCGCAACACGATGCTCGGCTACTGGGGCAGGCAGCGAGGCGACGCCAAGGGCCTGGACGCCGACGGCTGGATGCACACCGGCGACGTCGCGGTGCGCGACGACGAAGGGTTCGTGACCATCGTCGACCGCCTGCACGACATGATCGTCAGCGGAGGATTCAACGTCTATCCGCGCGAGGTCGAAGACGCGTTGTCGAGCCATCCGTCGGTGCTCGAGGCGGCGGTGGTGGGGCGGCCCGATCCGGAATGGGGAGAGACAGTGCACGCGGTCGTCGTGCTCCGCGACGGCGCGAAACCCGACGAAGCTGCGCTCGCAAGGCACGTGGCCTCCAGGACGGCGCCGTTCAAGAAGCCGCGCAGCTTCGAGTTCGTCTCCGAGCTGCCGAAGAACGCCGCGGGAAAAGTGCTGAGGCGGGCCCTCAAAACGACGGCGCCCCCGGCCGTCTGACCGGGGGCGCCGCTGCGCTGCCCCAAAGGGCAGCCAATCGCGTTACTCGGTCGCTGCGGCCGGCCAGTCCAGACGCCCAGGGATGCGGTCCTTCAGCTTGCCCGGCGCGTAGCCGTCGTTGAAGTTGCAGGCTCCGCTGTCGGCGGCGCAGGTGTCGCCAGCGCAATCGGTGTCGGCGGTGCAGAAGCGGCCGAGGTTGGCGCCCGCCTGGCAGGTCTTGAGGGACTCGCACTCGGTACGCACGTCGATGTTGCTGGGCTGGGTGCCGGCAGGGCCAGCGACCGGTCCAAGCCACTGGAAGAACTTGTCGAACACTGCCTTGGTCTCCTCGGCGGTGAAGACGCAGTGTCCGAACGTGTCGATCCAGGTCTGCGTGAAGGCCTTGCCTCCGTCCGTCAGCGCGGTGTCGAATACGTGCGGGAACTCGGGGATCACGAGCCAGTCGTTGTCGCCGGCGATCGACAGGATCGGGTAGGAGACTTTCGCGCCCTTGCCCTTGGTGAAGACGGGATTGCTGTACTTGGCCAGCTGCTTTCGTCCCTTCCCCTGGGTCAGGCGCTGCACGCCGCCGCTGCAGGTGTTGCCCGCGCCGCAGTCGGAATCGAGACGGCAGTTGATCGTCGCGTCGTTGCTGCAGACCCGCGGCATGTTGTACTGCTGCGCGAGCATGTCGTCGTTGCCGATCGTCGAGTAATCGAGGCCCGCGTTGAAACCGATGCGGTTTCCCTTGAGGCGGTCCGGATCGAGGACGAAGTCGCCGAGCCCGATCGTCGCAAAGCCCAGCGCCGACTCGAGCTTCGTGTCGCCGGTGACTCCGCCGGTGTTGAAGTTCGTCATCGCGATGAACTGATTCATGTTCTGCGCCTGCTGCGCAGCGATCGTCGGATTACTGGAGGCCGCGAGGTTGCCGAAGCAGTTGTTGACTCTCAGCCCCACGGTGTTCGCGTCGGAGTCCGAGTTGCTCGAAGTGGCCTCGCCGACGTCGGGGGCGGACGCGAAGCGCGGCGACTTCGGCGCCGGGTCGGTTGCCGGCTGGTCGTCGCAGATGAAGTCGTAGATGAGGCGCACGTCCTGGGCGAGGTCCCAGGTCGGAAGTCCGCCGCCTTCGGCCGGGCACATCGGCACGGCGCCGTCGATCTTCAGCTTGAGGATCGCATCGGCGGTAACCGCACCACCGAGGGAGTGACCGGTGATGATCACGCGCTTCAGCTGGCTGCCGAAGGTCGGGTCTTTCTTGACGAAGGAGATGAGGTCCTTGATGTCCTTCGCCGATCCGAACACCGCCCAGCCGGTCTGGTGGTAGGTGCTGGCCGCGATGGCCTTGTGCATCGGCAGCAGGATCTGGTCGAGGCCGCCGTAGGTGATCTGGTTGCAGTAGTTCCCGGGGCAGTCGGAGTCCGCCTGGCAGGCCGCCCCACCGATGGCGCACGTCTGGTGACCACGGATGTGCTGCGGGTTGAGATCGAAGCCGTGGTTGTAGATCACGAGATCGCCGTCCCAGTTGGACGGGAACGTGACCCGGACGTATCCGCCGCTCCTGAGCGGCGTCGTCGGCGCGATCTGCGTGCAGTCGTAGCCGTCGGCCGTGTGGTTGGCGGGACAGGTCGGGAATGCGAGAGCGCCCACGGGCGCGGACGCCAGTGCGATCACGCCCGCCATGGCGAGCAGTCGAAGCTTCATGATGTTCCTCCTCCGAAGCGGTGGTCTGACCGGTTCGCGTAACACGCGCCGAAGGCGTGCGTCAATGCGGTTTTTCGAGCGTCCGGGCCGCTGGAACCTGTCTTCTACTGCGGCGCCGCCGCAGAGTCACCCTTGCGGATCCTCAGGCCGTTTGCCGCGCGACCAAGGACCAGCCCCGGCTCGGCTTCACGGGCCTTTCCCTCTGCCTTCCAGGCCTCCCCGGGATCGACCTTGAGGTAGTAGGCATTGGCCAGCGCGATCCAGCGGTCGGCATTGCCCGGCTCGAGGTCGGCGGCCGCACGCAACTCTCTGATGGCCCCGTCGAAGTCGGTAAGTTTCTCGAGGAGGTCGCCGTAGTCCCCATGGTTGCGGGCACTCGGGTCGGCCGCCGTGGCCGCTTTCATCTTCTCGAGTCCCTGCGCGAGGTCGCCGTTGGCGATGGCC is from Candidatus Binatia bacterium and encodes:
- the coaE gene encoding dephospho-CoA kinase (Dephospho-CoA kinase (CoaE) performs the final step in coenzyme A biosynthesis.), producing MAIILGLTGGIGSGKSTVAEMLAERGAHVVDADRVAHEVYAPATLGFERIVERFGEEVVGDDGNIDRPRLGAIVFRDSEALADLNRIVHPLVRAEVASRVGAIVADDPDAVIVIEAALMTETGWSGGAGRLWTVISDPDVVIDRLVAMRDMEPEEIERRVGAQADNDARRRSATRVIENNGSLLDLEAEVQAAWAELHEELGNAR
- a CDS encoding AMP-binding protein, with protein sequence MSSVVGVIHELCARHAPRTALVDLAWDDTGGQWQRGASITYGALHENTLRLADALAQRSVGAGRRVAVLLDNSVELVVSEWACLVSGLVWVALNVRSSAAEHAAILRDCSPSVVIVAPRYRDRIDPGALPAACVVVETGGAGDWQTLLASGRPQLPPHEPAEDDPVRLRYTSGTAGLPKGAVLPRRCYDASVEVVGDVIGPLRPDDVLAQVAPMTHAAGAMWLPHAVAGATALLADRFDANALAGLVRRERVTSMFLVPTMLVRFLEAIGASPPPQTLRSIVYGGAAMPVDRLERGLELLGPVFVQIYGLTESNWPVTALRREEHLAGPDPAARRRRLASCGRATAVGEVRIVGDDGTGALPGCPGEMLVRGRNTMLGYWGRQRGDAKGLDADGWMHTGDVAVRDDEGFVTIVDRLHDMIVSGGFNVYPREVEDALSSHPSVLEAAVVGRPDPEWGETVHAVVVLRDGAKPDEAALARHVASRTAPFKKPRSFEFVSELPKNAAGKVLRRALKTTAPPAV
- a CDS encoding tetratricopeptide repeat protein, which codes for MKTGTALAIVFVASVAAGAWLLGPRTAAEQPRTSCGGGSCDAPAGDAPPIQQSSRQDATAHAAAPSSPAAPRPHDGAGREPVDSVLLRQQADAAIANGDLAQGLEKMKAATAADPSARNHGDYGDLLEKLTDFDGAIRELRAAADLEPGNADRWIALANAYYLKVDPGEAWKAEGKAREAEPGLVLGRAANGLRIRKGDSAAAPQ